Genomic window (Sediminispirochaeta smaragdinae DSM 11293):
GCCGAGATGGCTGATTTTCTTCTTAAGCATGAGCGGATAGGGACGGTTCTTGTTTCAGGGCGTTTTCGGAACCATCTAATCATCTCGATTCGCACTCGTAGTGAGGGGATTAATGCCGGCAGACTGATCAAGCAATTACCGCTTGACCCTGATAATGTTGGAGGGCATGATCGAACCGCCGGAGGCTTCTTCGATCTTCACGGCAAGGATCGAAAAGAGGTTGAGGAGATTAATATCACCATACGCAACGCCTTTGCCGCTCTTCTCGGTTATGAGAACCCCTCATGGCGGAAGCTCCTTGATCAGGTTCCACGTAAAAGCTGATGTGAGGCGCTTATCTGTCTTCCTCTGAAACGGCCTGGCTCAACTGCTTTGCAAGATCTGCTAGGCGTTTTTCATAACCCTTCGATAAGGGGCCTTGCTGTCTCTCTACCTGCAGGAAGAGAGGCTCGGTAATTCGAACCATTTCCTTGCGTTCCAAGTGCCGTTCCAGTTTCTTTGTCGCTGGAACCGGGGAGAAAAAGTGGTCCAGAGCCGCACCGTGACTTACGACCAGGGCATAACGGAGATCTTTTTCTCCGATCTTTCGGAGAAATTTCTTGCTTGGCCCGACAATCTTCCGTACCCTGACAGGCGTTACAAGGACGAGGATATCTGGTTTTTCCGGGAGGGTTTCCGATTCAAGAATGGGATAAAGGCTTGTCTCCATGCCTTCCTCGTCACAACTTGCGGCAAGGGTGGATGCCGCTTTCTTGCAGTTCCCGAAATAGGAACTATATGCAATTAAAATTTTCTTCACCATGATGATACAATAACACGTAATACCTACAGGTCTGTGAAAAAACCTTGTGAATCTGTATAATTGTCGATATGGCAGGATCAACGATAAGTTATCCGGTTTCGCTTAAGGCGATCGATAAATGGAATCATGAACGGCTGGAACTCATCGAACAGATTCACGAATACCGTCATTACCGCTTCCGCTACAACGGGAGTAGTTGTACAGATGGTGGTGCCTCGTTTCTGGCTTACCTTCATGCAGAGGTTTCCGGTACCGGTAAAAAGCTCAGGCTCAGGCGAGCCTGGATCGACATCCCCATGGAAGAGAGAGAAGCCGCTTCAAAGATGTGTGCAGCTTCTCGTTCGGGGGCAACGGCTTTTTTTGCATCCCTGTCCGGTCTTTCCGGGCTTGAGGGGCGTTTGGTCGAAGAATATCTGTCCGAAGAGGCGCCGGTTAACTATGCCGGCTGTTTTTGTGCTCCTCCCATGCTGCGGGATAAATGGAATATGGTGCTATCTACCATCCATTTTCGGGAGAGCGAAAACGGATCATGAATACGGAGATCATGGTCCCACGGCATTTGTGTTGTGTTTATCCTCCCGAAGCTGTTTTAGCTCTTTTTCCATTCCTCTGACCATCTTATGCATATTATTGATACGAAATTCGATCGAGTTGAGAACCCAAAACTGGAAGTGATTGAATCGATGCTGGCTGTGGATCATCCAGACAATCTTAATCGAAACCAGAAGAACACTGACTTCCAGGGATATGAAAGCCGGTAGAAAGTGTGTCGTTAGTTCGAGAATAAAAAGCAATAAAATAATGGTTAGAAAGACAATATTGATAATCATGTCGGTCTTTGAGTAACTTTTTCCGCCGATTTTTCCCAACATTGCGCGAATTTGGTCTCGTTCCCGGTTGTATTCGTTAATCTCACGTATAATCTCTTCACGTTTTTCCTCAAGACCTTCCATAATATTGCTGTCATCAACTTTTTTCATGACGTAAGCCTCCTTGGTATGTAATCAAGCTATACTATAAACGGAACGATGTAGGAGATCAGTAAACTTCCGGCCATAACGAAAATTGCCGGTGGAATTACTGCGCCGATACTTGGGCCGAGGTTTGTTCCGTAGTGTTCATTTGTGACAATGAGACAGACGTGGACCGGGCTCATCATGGTTCCCATGAAACCAAAGGGATAGGCAAGGGCCAGGGTTGAGAGGGTCGAAGCAAGCGTGGGAGAGGGGCCGAGGAGGCTAAAAACGATGGGAAAGCATGCGCCGACAAACCCCACGGAGACCCCTGTCGTCATGCCGCTGATAAAGGGTATGAGAAGGACAAGTAGACGAAGGGGCACTCCTGCCGCGGTGAGCTCCAGCCGAAGTTGTTCCATCAGCAAGATCCCGTTCGGCAGCGGTGCCTCGATGAATGCCCCGTAGACTCGTACCACCAATACAATGAGAACCATTTGTAAGGTCCTGTGGCTCAATGCAATCTTTTTCCACTCCTTCCGCGTCAACGGAGAGATGATCTGCAGGTAGAGTATTGAGGAGAGCAATCCGATGATCATGGGGAGATACTTAGAGAGGGTTCCCACTGCCGGGAGAAAAACCATTATCAGGAAATAGATTACCACAACGATCATAATGGGTGCGAGTAGAGATACGAGCGATGGGCCGTTGCTTTTACTGTTGCTCTCTCTTCTTTCTGCCGTGAGCTTGAGAGGACGCAGATAGAACAGATATCCTACCGTGATCGATACCAACGAGAGCGGCAAACCAAGAAAAAAGATCTGCCATACTTCAACATGTGCTATATCGGAGGCTAGGATAACCCCGGGATAGAGGGGCCAGGTGAACTCCCACACGTGGCGAAACCAATAGTTGATCTTTGTTTTTTGCATCGGGCTCAGTTCTCCCCTGTCGTCGCAGTCGTCGAGAAGCGGAGCGGAAAAGAGGGCGCCTCCAGGCATGGGTAGAAGTCCTATCACCGCAGGTAAAGCCGCCAAAGCCTCTTTCTGACTTACCCGGGCCTTAAGACCTCCTACCAGCTGCTTCATCATTCCGGTTTGGTTCATCTGATTCGAAAGAGTGATGACCAATGCGATCAGAAGCAAAAGGGCAAAATTGTCAAAACTGAGCATTCGTTTGCTTGCAATGACTCCTGCCGTTACGATGGTCTGGCCGCTCCAGAAAGCGATGAGGAGGGCACCGGCGGCAACCGATATGGCAAGGTTCCGAACGATCTTATTGAGGACAAGAATCAAGGCAAGCGAAAGGATAATCTTAAGCATAAGTGGTATGGTCATGGTCAAAGATTATAAAGGCTTCCGGGCCCGAAGGAAAAGAGAAGAAATCGTATGAAAATCTTATTGACTTCTGATTCCTGTTGTTGTATATTCTTAATTGATAATCATTATCAATGAGGTGGAGATGGATTATTCCAGTCGTGGATATGGAAGAGGATTCGGCAGGGGCTGTTCCCGTGCCGAGGGGCCGTTTCAACGGAAAGGGGTACGAATGACATTGACACGTCGGGTCATCATCGAGGCCCTTGATCGTGCCGATGGTTACCTTTCTGCCGAAGAGCTCTTTCTCATCGTACGCGAAGAATACCCGGGAATCGGGGTCGCCACCATCTACCGAACCCTGCAGCTCCTTGAAGAGCTCGCTCTTGTCCAGCGAGTAGAGACGGGGGAGGGGCGCGCGCGATATGCCATGAGCCGTGATAAAGATGCGGGAGAGGCTGGTGTCGGCAACGAGGTGGTATTGATTTGCGACCGATGCGGAAAGGTTATCCGGCAGCCGAAAGCGGCCGCTCGCTGCTCTGAACTTTTCGATTCTTTGAGTCGGAAAGCGGAAGAGAACTATCGCTTTCACACCGAACGGCAGGTTTTGCAAATCCACGGGCTTTGTGCGGGATGCACGGGTGCGCCTTCGGAGAAAAGCCGATGAGTGCTCTTTTTTTCTGCCAAAATTGATAATGATTATCAAGAGATATTATATGCCGGTATCACCGGAAAGGAGAAAAACAATGCCAGGAAGAGACGGACGAGGACCTATTGGTTATGGTCCACAAACAGGACGCGGATTGGGAATGTGCGGAGGAGGCTACGGCCTAGGCAGTGGCTTTGGTCGTGGAGGCTACGGCCGAGGAGGATGCGGTTACGGTGCCTATGGCCGCGGGGGATATGCTTACCCGCATCCTGTTTCGAAAGAGGAACGAGAGGCTGGTCTTGCAGCCAGGGAATTAGCCTTGGAAGAGGAGCTAAAATGGATTCGCAGCATGCGAACCGAAGAAGGTGAAGGGGCGAATAAGGGGGCCGAAGCATGAAGGTTGCTGTTGCCGCTGATGGAACCATGGTCTCCGGCCATTTTGGTCACTGTGAACAATTTGTAGTGGCCGATATTGCAAACGGGAGGGTGGAATCGACCACACCGGTTGCAAATCCCGGACATACTCCCGGAGCTCTCCCGCCCTTTGTCGCTTCACTTGGGGCTTCCAAGATTGTTGCCGGCGGTATGGGACCTCGGGCCATCGAGCTTTTTGAGGCAAACGGGGTTGGTTGTATCCTCGGTATTTCGGGCCCTATTTCCGATGCACTGGAAAAACTTGCAAAGGGTGAACTTGAAGGTGGGGAGAGTAGCTGTACCGGTAGCCATGATCACGATTGCGACCATGAAGAGGGGAGGATCTGAGCCTTGATTATCTGTATCACAGCATCAGGACGAGAAGAGTCGTCGCAACAGGATCCCCGCTTCGGCCGATGCGAGGCGTTTTATCTCTTTGATGATACGAAGAAAGAGGGGCGTTTTATCGATAACCCCTTTAAGAACGCAGTCGGGGGAGCCGGTGTACGAGCCGCCGAGCTCATTGTAAAAGAGGGGGCCAGTCGCCTTGTTTCAGGACAGATCGGGCCCAATGCCTGGGATGTCCTGAAAGAGGCCGGTATTCGTGTCTTCAGTTCCAAGGAGGCAAATATTCGAGCCGCTCTTGAGGCCTTTCTCGCGGGAAATCTTTCTGAAGTCGAGGCTCCGGGGCCGGCGGGACATAAATGACCATAACGGTTGCCAGCGGAAAGGGAGGAACGGGAAAAACCACGATTGCAACGGCCCTGGCCATGCTTTGGCCGGAGCCTGTTGCATTGCTTGATGCCGATGTAGAGGAACCCAATTGCCGTTTTTTTCTCGATACAACGGAGGGAAAGCAGCGGGAGGTTTTCCTCCCCGTCCCTCAAATTGATGAGGCGATCTGTACCGGCTGCGGTGCCTGCAGTAGTTTTTGCCGCTATGGTGCTTTGGTAAGAATAGGCAAAAAGGTCATGACCTTTCCTAATCTTTGCCACAGCTGCGGAGCCTGTATGATGGTCTGTCCCGAAGGGGCCATCAGCGAAAAACCCTCTTTCATCGGCACCATAGATTCGGCCCAGTTCCGAGCTTTAGACGGCAGCCTTCGTACCCATCGTTGGGGGACCTTGAAGCTGGGAGCTGCTATGGCTCCTCCGCTCATCAGGGAGCTGCGCAGGGAAAAAGACAAAGAGCCTCTTCAGCTGATCGATTCGCCGCCGGGGGCCAGTTGTCCGATGGCAAATGCTGTTAAAAATGCAGATCTCGTACTTATGGTCGCGGAAAATACCCCCTTTGGCGCACATGATTTGGAGAAGGCCATTTCGACCCTCGAAGAGATGGACCTCCCGGTCCTGGCTCTTATCAACCGGGCCGACCTGGGCGGAGGAGAGGCCGAAGCGGTATGCCGGCGGAAAGGTATTGATATCATTGGCCGTGTTCCCTTTGACCGAAAGGTTGCCGAATCCTATGCCCGTGGAGTACATCCGATCCTTGAGGTCCCTGCCTTTCGTCAGGCGGTAGAACAGGTCGTTGGCCATCTTATCGCTTTTTTACAAACCAGTATCGAGCAAAAAACATGAAACATGAAAAAGCAAAACGCATAGTTGTCATCAGTGGGAAGGGAGGAACCGGAAAGACCTTTTTTACTTCGGCTATCGCTTCTCTCGTTTCCGGAAGAAGTGTTTTTGCCGACTGCGACGTGGACGCAGCGAATCTTGCTCTTGCCCTTGGAGGAGCTGCTCCGGCAGCCTCAAGGAGGCAGGAACGCTTCTTCGGTGGAGAGCGTGCAGTGGTTGATGCCGGGCTCTGTACCGGTTGCGGCAAGTGCATTTCATTTTGCAGATTTGATGCCATACACATGGAGAATTCTGTGGCGCAGGTGGATCCTGTCGGTTGTGAAGGTTGCGGAGTGTGCACCCTTGTCTGCCCCAGTTCGGCTTTTACTCTGGAGGAGGAGATGGCCGGGCAGTGGTTTGTCACCGATACCCAGGATGGCCCGCTTATTCACGCTGAATTACAAGCCGGTGGCGAGAATTCAGGCAAATTGGTCCACAAGGTAAGAAGTGTCGCAGAACAGGAAGCCGAACGGGTCGGCGCTTCGCTTATTCTGATCGACGGCCCTCCGGGGACCGGCTGTCCTGTACTTGCCGCCGCCTCGGATACGGATGCGATACTACTCGTTACCGAGGCAACTACCACGGCGCTTCACGACCTTGAGCGGGCAGCTGAGGTTGCAAGCACTTTCGGAACCCCCATAGGTGTTCTTGTAAACAAAAGCGACCTTAATCCTGAGGTTGTAAAGAAAGCCCGGATTCTGTGTGATGAGAAAGGGTACCGCTGGATTGGTGATTTCCCCTACGACCGCATGGCTGCAGAGGCTTCGGCTCGTCTTCTCGATCCCTTTTCGCTTCTGGAGGATACGACGGCCGATAAACTTCGTGCACTGGTTGCAAATGCGCTCAACATGGTCGGTCTTGATGTGGTATCATCAGCGGTCGGTTGATAAATAAAAACAAACGAAACAACAGAGTAAAGGAGACGATATGGCATTCCCTCCGTCCGAAGAACAAAAAGCGCAAAATGAGCGCTTAAAAAAACGTATGAGCGGGATCAAACATAAGGTTCTGGTTATGAGCGGTAAGGGAGGTGTCGGCAAAAGCTCGGTTTCTGCCAACCTTGCCCTTGAAATGGCATCCAGAGGTGTGAAGGTGGGAATTCTCGACACCGATCTTCACGGTCCGAATATACCGAAGATGCTTGGTGTTGATGATGCAAAACTGATTGCCTACGATGAAGGTATCGAGCCCTTTGCGGTGACGAAAAACCTTGTAGCCGTCAGTCTCGCCATGGCCGGCCATGATGTCGATGCTCCCATCATCTGGCGTGGTCCGGTAAAGATTGGTGTTATTCGGCAGTTCCTGGCCGATGTCGAATGGGGCGACCTCGATCTTCTGGTCATCGACACCCCGCCGGGAACCGGAGATGAGCCTCTTACGGTTGCCCAGATGATTCCTGAACTTGACGGTGCAATCGTTGTTACGACGCCTCAAGAGGTGGCGATTTTAGACAGCCGAAAAAGTGTGAATTTCGCCAAACAGCTTAATCTTCCTCTTATCGGTATCGTTGAAAATATGAGTGGTTTTATCTGCCCGAATTGCGGTACCGAACATCAGCTTTTCGGAAGCGGGGGAGGAGAGAGAGCAGCCAAAGAGATGGGGGTGCCTTTTCTTGGAAAAATTCCCATTGATCCTCTTCTGATGAATGCGGAAGATAGTGGTCGTTCATACCTCTCTCTTCCTGATACCGGACCTGCAGCAGCAGCTCTCCGTTCCCTTGTGGACAAGACCGCCGCTTTTATCGGGCTTTAGAAAAACAATACAGCCGAATCACGTTTTTTTCCTTCCGTGATTCGGCTTTTCCTGTTTGCTATTCCCCTCTGCTTTCCTTTATACTTTACCTCAACAGTTTAGATTAAAAACGCTTTGGGGGTTATCTCGATGCTGAAGAATATCAGAATGGGAGTGAAGCTCGTAGGAGCCTTTTTCATTGTTGCGCTCCTTGTGCTGGTGGTCGGGTTCGTCGGAATGATCGGTCTGCGACGGCTGAATGTCTTTATAAGTGATATAGGCCAGGGGCGGCTTCCTGCAGTGGAGTCGCTTCTCAGGATGGAGAATGAAGTTCAGAACATTCGGGGTTCCGTTCGTACCCTTCTCAGTTCTCGGTTGACGCTCGATGATCGTCAGCGACAGTACGATAATATCGATTCGGCAAGGGCCGATTACGGGGAGTATCGCACCGTATACGAAAAATTTCCAAAAGCCAGTGAAGAGAGCCGTAAATGGACGGAAGCTACAAGGCTGCTTGGCGAACTGACCGATCTCAATAATTCCATAGTTGATCTTTCAAAAAAGGTGGAAGAATCAGGAATCATACATCCCGATTCCTTCAAAAGTACCATTATAGAGTTAGTGAACGATCATCATGTGCTGATGGAGCAGGCGATTGCCGCCATCGGTTCCGGCACGGTTTTTACCGGTGGAGATGATGCGGAAAGCTGTGATTTGGGTCAGTTCCTTTTAACCTTCAAAACCGATAATCCTGTTTTGCTGCGGGTTCTAAAGGAGGTCCCCAAATACCACGATGCCTTTCATGAGGGGATTAGTGAGGTCCAGGACGCTCTGAGCCGGGGGGATCGGGATACGGCTTTTGCCCTCTACCAGGATAAAGTGGTTCGAAATGCAACAAGGGTATTTGAGTTGCTTAATCAGATGCTTGGCGAGGCTGATCGAGTCGTCCAGCTTTACGATGAGATGAATCTCATCGCAATGGGGGATGCTGCAACCGTTCAGCGTTCTTTTGTTGATGCCCTCGGTTGGGTCGTTTCGTATAACAGCGACCTTGCTGCTAATACGGTCGATCAAGCCATAGTGAACAGCGGTCAGGCGATTCGCTTTACCATCGTCGGCATGGTGGTTGCCTCCCTTCTTGCGCTCATTCTCGGTCTCGGCCTTACTCAGGCGATTACCGCCCCCATGCGGCTTGGAGTAAATTTTGCCAAGGCCATCAGCCTTGGGGACCTCGGCATCGAGCTGTCGATACGCCAAAAAGATGAGGTCGGGCAGTTGGCTGAGGCCATGCGGGAGATGCAAATTGCTCTTCAGGATAAGGCAAGGGTGCTCGAACGCATTGCGGATGGGGATCTGTCGGTAGATGCTAAAAAGGCTTCCGAAAAGGATGGCTTGGGAGAATCGATGCTCCGCATGAAAAAGAACCTGAACGATTTGCTTGGCCAGGTTCATATGGCCGTTGAGCAGGTAACTGCGGGAGCGGACCAGGTGAGTCAGGCAAGTCAAAGTCTTAGCCAGGGAGCAACCGAACAGGCCAGCAGCCTTGAAGAGGTCTCGTCAAGTGCTACCGAGATCAATAGCCAGGCTCGCCAGAATGCGGAGAATGCTACCGAAGCGAATGCTTTGGCAAAGAAAGCCGCGGCCGATGCAAAGAACGGTAACAGCCAGATGATGGACTTGAAGGAAGCGATGGCCAAGATCAACGTCTCCAGCGATCAGATCAAAAAGGTTGTGAAGGTAATAGACGATATTGCATTCCAGATCAATTTGCTCGCTCTTAATGCCAATGTCGAGGCTGCTCGTGCCGGAAAGTACGGTAAGGGATTTGCCGTTGTTGCGGAAGAGGTCCGAAATCTTGCGGTTCGCAGTGCAAGTGCGGTTCAGGAAACTACTTCTATGGTTGAGGAATCAATACGAAATATCGAACTTGGTAATGCGGCAGTCGGGACAACAGCCGGCCAGCTTGAATCTATTGTCGACGGGGCTGGGAAGGTTGCTGATTTTCTCGAAGAGATTGCGACCGCAAGCCGTGAGCAGGCTCAGGCCATTGATCAAATTTCAGAAGGATTGGATCAGATCGATCAGGTTACCCAGAGTAATACGGCTAGTGCCGAGGAGAGTGCCTCGGCTTCCGAGGAACTTGCCGGACAGGCTCAGCAGCTGCAGGGTCTTATTCGTCAGTTTATTCTCGACGAACGGTATGTCTCGGGTTTGCGTTCTTCCGGAAGCCGTTCCCTCCCCGCTCCCGGAGGACGTCGTGTCCCTCGTCCCTCAAAGGAGCGGACTGTAAAAGAGCATCCACGGGAAGAGTTTGAAACAGGTATCGCACCGGTAAGTCCCGAGGATGTCATCAAACTGGACGATGATGATTTCGATCGGTTTTGAAGGAGAAGAGGATGAGCGATCAAGTTTCTGGATCCGGAGATGTCATGATTGATGAAGAAGATGATATTGTTGCGAATAAGTATCTTCTCTCCAAGATAGGGAACGAACTCTACGGAATAGATATTCGCTTTGTCACCGACATCATTGAGATGCAAAAAATCACCGAAGTACCTGATATGGAAGAATATGTCCGGGGAGTGATCAACCTTCGCGGCCAGGTCATTCCTGTTATCGATCTTCGCTTGCGTTTTGGTATGGCTTTCCGGGAATATGATGATCGTACCTGTATTATTATTGTCAACGTCGGGGAGAGTTCCATCGGTTTTATCGTCGATACGGTTTCCGAGGTGATCGATATCCCCGATGGAAGCATCGATCCTCCGCCTGAGTATAAGAGTGAGGGTGGCTCTTCCCGCCGTTTTGTCTCCGGACTTGGGAAGGTCGGAGACTCGGTAAAACTTCTTCTTGATGTGGAGGCTATTGTTTCTCATACGACATCGACATAATCGTGGCATTTTTACTACGGAAGAGTGTCTGAAAAAATAGACACTCTTCCGTTTTAGAATTCTATTGAACTATTGTAGCGAGCTTACTATTTGTATGATAAATAGTTATATAAAAAGATATTTGTCTTGTCTTTTTGGCATGAAATGTGCAAAATATAGAAAGAAGTGAAAGATATGCGTACAACATTCCAAGGTGATACCGAAAAAATACGAACGGAGATTATCCGAAAAAGTATTCATATGATGGTTGCTTTTGTCCCGGCCTTTGCAAGGATCAATATTGGCTTAACCATGGCCCTTCTGGCTGCTTCCGTTGTCGCATATTCTGTTGCCGAACTTTTGCGAGTCAACGGAAAAAAGATATTTCTGATCTCCACCATTACCGAAGCCGCCAATAGAAATCGCAACAACAGTGCCTTTGTTTTCGGGCCGGTAACCCTTGCCTTGGGGGCAATGATGACGCTTTTGCTTTATCCCTCTCAGGTTGCCGCCATTGCTGTCTATGCCCTTGCTTTTGGGGATGGTTTTAGTAGCCTTTTTGGAAGACTTTACGGACGGGTGAGGGTTCCCTTTACCGAAGGGAAGACCTTTGCCGGTAGTTTTGCTTGTCTTCTCGCGGTTTTCTTTTCATCGCTTTCGGTAAGCGGTAATATCGAACAATCCGTTCTCATCGCCATTGCCGCCACACTCCTTGAAATATCTATTTCCGGAGACCTCGACAATCTCGTACTTCCGATCGGAACCGGCTTTGTCGCCTGGCTTGTTGGTGTAGGGATATAACGTTCCTTTTCAAAGCCAGAGATATATGGTATGCGTTCTGCTGCCGAATAGATAAGCACCCACGATCATGCAAAGAAGGCCTATCGCCGCTGCCTCCGGAGCGATGGATCGATAGACAAATTCCTTCCCTATGATCATGAAGAAAACCCCGCAGGCAACCAGGTAATAGTTTCGATTCCCCTGATGCAAGGCTGCTATGAGATAGTTTGCCGTCGAGAGCACGGCGATGACCCCGTAGCCAAGAAACATGCTACTGCGTGCTCCGATGGAAAAAAGCAGTTGCGGGGTGTATTCCGATATATCAACGGGCAGAACCGCCGCAAGCGTAAGGGCCATGAAGAAAGCCGATCCGAACATGATGGTCCGTCGCTGGAGTGCGAGACCTGCCGCGAAAAGGCCGGAGATGAAGAGGGCAAGAATCGAAAGAAACCGTCCGAAGTAGTAGGCACGTGTTATTGCGGCAGGTATCTGATATGAATAATTGAGTGAGAAAAGTGCGGCAGATAGGGGTCTGAGCGCGCCGAAGGCGGTCGCTTGTACGGCAAGAATAAAAAAAAGGACGCCTGGACTTGGTGTATTCCTAAAAAAAAGCATCAAAAAGAGCGAACCGATAATGGCGAAGGCTCCTTCTCCAAGCAGAAGGATCTGTCGGATCAGCTCGTCCCCCACTGTTGTTCCCGTGCGAAACTGAAGAAGTATTCCGTATACCCCCACACCTGTGAGCAGTATCGAAATGAGCAGACCGAAAATTTGTAAACTGTTTCGCCTCGAGATCATCGCTCATACCATATTGCGTTGGCGTTGATCTGTCAATTTTCAGGCCGTGCAAAGAGGTAGAAAAGAGCAGAAAGAGGAGGCAGCGAGAGCTCTTTTGTTATTCGTTCATTCTTCTTTCCGCTGATCTTGTATTTTTTCATGACCTTCTTGGTTCCCCAGGAAAAGACCAAATCATCTTCCGCAGGAACTCCGTTTACAAGCATGCTTTTGGAAGTGAAGCCTCCATCTGCCTGTAAAAGAATTGTGTGGCCTATGGAAAAGGGTGCATCGGGTGTGGTTATTTCGACATGTGCCGATGTCTTCCTGTTAAGGTTGATAAGGAGTAGAGCCTCGGCAGCGCTTCCTGCGAAATAGGCCCCCGTGGTGTGACGGTAATAACGTAATTTCTTATTGGTGCCGATGGTCGTGCCCGTTTCGAGAACCAGGTTTCCCATGAGCTTTTTCCAGAGAAAGGAGGCGTAATAGTCGGGCTTTGGTTTCATACTCTCCTGGTCCAGGAGCCCGTATCGTGCTCCGATGAGCGATTGTCGAAACACCTTGTCGACTCCGTTCCGCGCTAAAACTCCCAGCTCATCAAGCCACCAAAGGGTGGAAACAAAGCTGTCTGAAAGGCCAGGCTCCCCTCCGTAGAGAGCATGAGCGGTCTCTGTCAACCAGTTCTCCGTGCTTGTAGGGTGCTCTCTGCTTTTTTTTAGGTATCTTTGTATATTTCGGTTCCAGCGTACTATGTCGTTAAGGTTTCCGGGCGACAGCATCCGGTAGGTTCCGGCTCTTCTGACGGCTATCGGTCCGTGGTGAGACTGTTGGGGATAATAGTGCCAGGAAACCGCATCCAGGTGTCGCGCTGCGGGAGAGACACAGAGCTTTTTTATGATGGGGTTGGGTTCCCCGATGATCGGCCATATTGCCGAAGCGGGACCGATAATCTTGGCCTGCGGATCAATATGCTTCACACTTTCCGAAAAGTATTCGAAGTCACGAGAATACTGGGATGCCGAAACCCGCTTTTTCGGCCCGTAAAGAAACGGAAAGCCGTTTACCTCATTGCCGAATTCCCATGCCGCAACGCGGAATCCTTTTTGCACCGAATAGGCCACCAGTCTCATGGCGTTATCTGACCTCCAGGCTCCATTTGAATCCCTATCGGCGGGCCCGGCACTTAACGTGAAAAGGAGATCAAAACCCGATTCCTTGATAAAACGGTTTAATCGCTTCCATACTCCCTTTTTGAGTACCAATTCATAAGCGGGGCGATCGTTGCTATTTCCTATCCGGTGGCTGGCCGGCTTGGCTCCCCTTAGCTTTCGAAGTGCCTTTTTTCCCATCTTATATCTGACCCAATCCGCTTCGGTTCCTCCGATCCGTAACATGGCAGGAGCGAGCTGTGCTGCGTAGGCAACAAGTTGTGAGTGTTCAAGGTCAAGGGGCGCAACCTGCTCACCGGAG
Coding sequences:
- a CDS encoding flavodoxin family protein, producing the protein MVKKILIAYSSYFGNCKKAASTLAASCDEEGMETSLYPILESETLPEKPDILVLVTPVRVRKIVGPSKKFLRKIGEKDLRYALVVSHGAALDHFFSPVPATKKLERHLERKEMVRITEPLFLQVERQQGPLSKGYEKRLADLAKQLSQAVSEEDR
- a CDS encoding DUF401 family protein, yielding MLKIILSLALILVLNKIVRNLAISVAAGALLIAFWSGQTIVTAGVIASKRMLSFDNFALLLLIALVITLSNQMNQTGMMKQLVGGLKARVSQKEALAALPAVIGLLPMPGGALFSAPLLDDCDDRGELSPMQKTKINYWFRHVWEFTWPLYPGVILASDIAHVEVWQIFFLGLPLSLVSITVGYLFYLRPLKLTAERRESNSKSNGPSLVSLLAPIMIVVVIYFLIMVFLPAVGTLSKYLPMIIGLLSSILYLQIISPLTRKEWKKIALSHRTLQMVLIVLVVRVYGAFIEAPLPNGILLMEQLRLELTAAGVPLRLLVLLIPFISGMTTGVSVGFVGACFPIVFSLLGPSPTLASTLSTLALAYPFGFMGTMMSPVHVCLIVTNEHYGTNLGPSIGAVIPPAIFVMAGSLLISYIVPFIV
- a CDS encoding Fur family transcriptional regulator, encoding MDYSSRGYGRGFGRGCSRAEGPFQRKGVRMTLTRRVIIEALDRADGYLSAEELFLIVREEYPGIGVATIYRTLQLLEELALVQRVETGEGRARYAMSRDKDAGEAGVGNEVVLICDRCGKVIRQPKAAARCSELFDSLSRKAEENYRFHTERQVLQIHGLCAGCTGAPSEKSR
- a CDS encoding DUF5320 family protein, which gives rise to MPGRDGRGPIGYGPQTGRGLGMCGGGYGLGSGFGRGGYGRGGCGYGAYGRGGYAYPHPVSKEEREAGLAARELALEEELKWIRSMRTEEGEGANKGAEA
- a CDS encoding NifB/NifX family molybdenum-iron cluster-binding protein, with the translated sequence MKVAVAADGTMVSGHFGHCEQFVVADIANGRVESTTPVANPGHTPGALPPFVASLGASKIVAGGMGPRAIELFEANGVGCILGISGPISDALEKLAKGELEGGESSCTGSHDHDCDHEEGRI
- a CDS encoding NifB/NifX family molybdenum-iron cluster-binding protein, whose amino-acid sequence is MIICITASGREESSQQDPRFGRCEAFYLFDDTKKEGRFIDNPFKNAVGGAGVRAAELIVKEGASRLVSGQIGPNAWDVLKEAGIRVFSSKEANIRAALEAFLAGNLSEVEAPGPAGHK
- a CDS encoding P-loop NTPase yields the protein MTITVASGKGGTGKTTIATALAMLWPEPVALLDADVEEPNCRFFLDTTEGKQREVFLPVPQIDEAICTGCGACSSFCRYGALVRIGKKVMTFPNLCHSCGACMMVCPEGAISEKPSFIGTIDSAQFRALDGSLRTHRWGTLKLGAAMAPPLIRELRREKDKEPLQLIDSPPGASCPMANAVKNADLVLMVAENTPFGAHDLEKAISTLEEMDLPVLALINRADLGGGEAEAVCRRKGIDIIGRVPFDRKVAESYARGVHPILEVPAFRQAVEQVVGHLIAFLQTSIEQKT
- a CDS encoding nucleotide-binding protein; protein product: MKHEKAKRIVVISGKGGTGKTFFTSAIASLVSGRSVFADCDVDAANLALALGGAAPAASRRQERFFGGERAVVDAGLCTGCGKCISFCRFDAIHMENSVAQVDPVGCEGCGVCTLVCPSSAFTLEEEMAGQWFVTDTQDGPLIHAELQAGGENSGKLVHKVRSVAEQEAERVGASLILIDGPPGTGCPVLAAASDTDAILLVTEATTTALHDLERAAEVASTFGTPIGVLVNKSDLNPEVVKKARILCDEKGYRWIGDFPYDRMAAEASARLLDPFSLLEDTTADKLRALVANALNMVGLDVVSSAVG
- a CDS encoding Mrp/NBP35 family ATP-binding protein, with the translated sequence MAFPPSEEQKAQNERLKKRMSGIKHKVLVMSGKGGVGKSSVSANLALEMASRGVKVGILDTDLHGPNIPKMLGVDDAKLIAYDEGIEPFAVTKNLVAVSLAMAGHDVDAPIIWRGPVKIGVIRQFLADVEWGDLDLLVIDTPPGTGDEPLTVAQMIPELDGAIVVTTPQEVAILDSRKSVNFAKQLNLPLIGIVENMSGFICPNCGTEHQLFGSGGGERAAKEMGVPFLGKIPIDPLLMNAEDSGRSYLSLPDTGPAAAALRSLVDKTAAFIGL